From Algoriphagus sp. NG3, the proteins below share one genomic window:
- the ilvB gene encoding biosynthetic-type acetolactate synthase large subunit, giving the protein MKDSMIRGADIVVRSLIAENAEIIFGYPGGAIMPVYDALHDYHEELRHVLTRHEQGAIHAAQGYARVSGKVGVCLATSGPGATNLITGMADAQIDSTPLVCITGQVASHLLGTDAFQETDVVGISMPATKWNIQVRRVEDIAPAIAKGFYIARSGRPGPVLIDITKDAQTDFGDFNYSKCLGFRSYRTHIPVEKTAIQEASFLINMAKRPYVLFGQGVVLGQAEAELKAFLEKSGIPAACTLLGSGALSEDHPNYVGKLGMHGNYAPNLLTNQCDILIAVGMRFDDRVTGDLKRYAKQAKVIHLELDPAEINKNVKCEVAVLGSCKDSLALLTDAVKENSYPEWMAKFKELADQERATVIEPDLTPTKPGLTMGEVIHQINNYKADDAVLVTDVGQHQMISWRYFNYKKPRTQVTSGGLGTMGFALPAALGAQMYDFSRQVVCVVGDGGIQMTIQELGTIMQTKAPVKIVLLNNNFLGMVRQWQQMFFDKRYSFTELDNPDFIKIAEAYNIQAQKVTERGDLQEAIEDMLIHDGPYFLEVVVEKEDNVFPMIATGCSVEEVRLS; this is encoded by the coding sequence ATGAAGGATTCAATGATAAGAGGAGCTGACATAGTTGTTAGGTCACTCATTGCCGAGAATGCGGAAATAATCTTCGGATATCCCGGAGGAGCTATAATGCCCGTTTACGATGCATTACATGATTATCATGAGGAGCTAAGGCATGTACTCACACGCCATGAGCAAGGAGCGATTCATGCGGCTCAAGGATACGCTAGAGTCTCAGGAAAAGTCGGTGTCTGTCTGGCTACTTCAGGCCCAGGAGCTACCAACTTGATTACAGGGATGGCTGATGCACAGATTGACAGTACCCCACTGGTGTGTATTACAGGACAAGTAGCTTCGCATTTGTTGGGGACGGATGCATTTCAGGAAACTGACGTAGTAGGCATATCAATGCCAGCGACCAAGTGGAATATCCAGGTAAGGCGTGTGGAAGATATAGCGCCCGCAATTGCCAAAGGATTTTACATCGCTAGATCGGGAAGGCCAGGGCCGGTATTGATTGACATCACTAAAGATGCTCAGACTGATTTTGGGGATTTTAATTATTCCAAATGTTTGGGATTTAGATCCTACAGAACACATATTCCTGTCGAGAAGACGGCGATTCAAGAGGCGTCATTTTTGATCAATATGGCAAAGAGGCCTTATGTTTTATTTGGTCAGGGAGTTGTTTTAGGGCAGGCAGAGGCCGAATTAAAGGCGTTTTTGGAAAAGTCAGGTATTCCTGCCGCATGCACCTTGTTAGGCTCGGGAGCGTTGTCGGAGGATCATCCAAATTATGTTGGAAAACTTGGGATGCATGGAAATTATGCCCCAAATTTACTGACTAATCAGTGTGACATATTGATAGCAGTGGGTATGAGATTCGATGATCGTGTGACGGGGGATCTGAAGCGCTATGCCAAGCAGGCAAAAGTGATCCACCTGGAGCTGGATCCTGCAGAGATCAATAAAAATGTTAAGTGTGAAGTAGCGGTGTTAGGGAGCTGTAAGGATAGTTTGGCCTTATTGACAGATGCGGTAAAGGAGAATTCCTATCCGGAGTGGATGGCTAAGTTTAAAGAATTGGCCGATCAGGAAAGAGCCACTGTAATTGAGCCGGACTTGACTCCGACCAAGCCTGGACTGACCATGGGGGAAGTGATTCACCAGATTAACAATTATAAAGCAGATGATGCGGTGCTCGTAACTGACGTAGGACAGCATCAGATGATTTCTTGGAGGTATTTCAACTACAAGAAACCAAGAACGCAAGTTACCTCAGGTGGATTGGGGACCATGGGATTTGCATTGCCAGCAGCACTGGGAGCTCAGATGTATGATTTCTCCCGGCAGGTGGTATGTGTAGTAGGAGACGGTGGGATTCAGATGACCATTCAGGAGCTGGGGACAATCATGCAGACAAAGGCTCCTGTGAAGATTGTGTTGTTGAACAATAATTTCCTCGGAATGGTAAGACAATGGCAGCAGATGTTTTTTGACAAGCGCTACTCATTTACTGAACTTGACAATCCTGATTTTATCAAAATAGCAGAAGCATATAATATCCAAGCTCAGAAAGTCACAGAACGAGGTGATTTGCAAGAGGCAATTGAAGATATGCTGATTCACGATGGGCCTTATTTCCTCGAAGTGGTAGTGGAAAAAGAAGATAATGTATTCCCAATGATTGCCACTGGCTGTTCAGTGGAAGAGGTCAGACTTAGCTAA
- a CDS encoding 2-isopropylmalate synthase, translated as MSEKLWIFDTTLRDGEQVPGCQLNTQEKIVVAKALEELGVDIIEAGFPISSPGDFNSVLEISKAVSNPIICALSRAVEKDIEVAAQSLKFAKKARIHTGIGVSPYHIQYKLRSTPEDIIARGVAAVKFARRFVDDVEFYAEDAGRAESDFLNKIIEEVIKAGATVVNIPDTTGYCLPEQYGAIIASLKNNVPNIDKAIIATHCHNDLGMATANTVAGVQQGARQVEVTINGIGERAGNTSMEEVVMAIKCHKSIEVDTEIVTQRIYNTSRLVSKLMNMPVQPNKAIVGRNAFAHSSGIHQDGVLKHRENYEIIDPVDVGVAESTIVLTARSGRAALKHHLDALGVELEGDALREVYEEFLILADNKRDIGRKDLLGLVGKYVEESNFIELGKVTYSSNGAIEAKVSLKIGDQEHTSTAHGNGPVDAVLKAIEKSAKPAVELEEFLIQAITHGSDDVAKVHMRLIKGDKPYYGFASHTDIVLASAQAFVDALNKIPVKEYATA; from the coding sequence ATGAGTGAGAAGCTATGGATATTTGACACTACCCTGAGAGACGGGGAGCAAGTGCCCGGGTGTCAGCTGAATACCCAGGAGAAAATTGTGGTAGCAAAAGCACTGGAAGAACTAGGAGTAGATATAATCGAAGCCGGTTTTCCTATTTCGAGTCCAGGAGATTTTAATTCTGTCCTCGAAATTTCAAAGGCAGTTTCCAACCCGATTATCTGTGCCCTCTCCAGAGCTGTTGAAAAAGATATCGAAGTAGCGGCTCAGTCCCTCAAATTCGCAAAAAAGGCTAGGATTCATACTGGAATCGGTGTTTCCCCTTACCATATTCAATACAAACTGCGCTCCACCCCTGAGGATATTATTGCTCGGGGTGTAGCTGCGGTGAAGTTTGCCAGAAGATTTGTGGATGATGTAGAGTTCTATGCAGAAGATGCAGGTCGTGCTGAATCAGACTTTCTGAATAAAATCATTGAGGAAGTGATCAAGGCTGGAGCAACGGTTGTCAATATTCCTGATACGACTGGATATTGCCTTCCAGAACAATATGGGGCTATTATCGCCAGTTTGAAAAACAATGTCCCAAACATAGATAAAGCTATCATCGCTACACATTGCCACAATGATCTAGGTATGGCTACAGCCAATACCGTGGCAGGGGTACAGCAAGGCGCCCGTCAGGTAGAAGTCACTATCAACGGTATTGGAGAAAGAGCCGGAAACACTTCTATGGAAGAAGTAGTGATGGCAATCAAATGTCACAAAAGTATAGAGGTTGATACAGAAATTGTCACCCAGCGGATTTACAATACCAGCCGTTTGGTTTCCAAATTAATGAATATGCCTGTGCAGCCCAATAAGGCTATTGTGGGAAGAAACGCATTTGCACATTCCTCCGGCATACATCAAGATGGGGTATTAAAGCATAGAGAAAATTACGAAATCATTGATCCTGTTGATGTAGGTGTAGCTGAATCTACTATTGTGTTGACCGCAAGGTCAGGAAGAGCAGCTTTGAAGCATCACTTGGACGCTTTGGGAGTAGAATTGGAAGGAGATGCGCTTCGTGAGGTGTATGAGGAGTTTTTGATTTTGGCTGACAACAAGCGCGATATTGGCAGAAAAGATCTGTTGGGATTGGTAGGCAAGTATGTAGAGGAGTCTAATTTCATAGAACTCGGAAAAGTGACCTATTCGTCCAACGGAGCCATAGAGGCAAAGGTGTCCTTGAAAATAGGAGATCAGGAGCACACCTCTACTGCACATGGCAATGGCCCGGTAGATGCCGTGCTTAAAGCCATTGAAAAAAGTGCAAAGCCGGCAGTAGAACTCGAAGAATTCCTGATTCAGGCTATCACCCACGGAAGTGACGATGTGGCTAAAGTTCACATGAGATTAATCAAAGGAGATAAACCATACTATGGTTTTGCCTCACATACTGACATCGTTTTGGCTTCAGCTCA
- the ilvN gene encoding acetolactate synthase small subunit, giving the protein MKRYTIFVITENFIGILNRITIIFTRRGINIDALTASESRLEGIHRITIEVTASEDTVIQLVNQIEKIIDVIKAFYHEDESVVYQEIALYKIPVSRLDGGLEKIIRQHNAKIIAAEPDFVVLELTGHKEQTQELLEILKGYGLLEFARSGRVAVAKRMLTIDSFVK; this is encoded by the coding sequence ATGAAGCGATATACCATATTCGTTATTACCGAGAATTTCATCGGAATTCTTAACCGCATCACCATTATTTTTACCCGGAGAGGTATCAATATAGATGCACTTACCGCCTCTGAAAGCCGGCTGGAAGGTATTCACAGGATCACAATAGAAGTGACGGCCTCAGAAGATACCGTTATTCAGCTGGTCAATCAGATCGAGAAAATCATCGATGTGATCAAGGCATTTTATCATGAGGATGAGAGTGTTGTATATCAGGAGATTGCTTTGTATAAAATCCCCGTTTCTCGCTTAGATGGGGGGTTGGAAAAAATCATCAGACAGCACAATGCAAAGATCATCGCCGCAGAACCTGATTTTGTGGTGTTGGAACTGACAGGGCATAAGGAACAGACCCAAGAATTACTCGAAATTCTGAAAGGATACGGGCTTCTGGAATTTGCAAGGTCCGGTAGGGTCGCTGTCGCCAAAAGAATGCTGACAATCGACAGTTTTGTCAAATAA
- the ilvC gene encoding ketol-acid reductoisomerase translates to MKLKFGSTEENVVTREEFPLEKAREVLKDEVIAVLGYGVQGPGQALNLKDNGFNVIVGQRKGSKTWDKAVADGWVPGETLFELEEACEKGTILQFLLSDAGQIALWPTVKKHLTPGKALYFSHGFGVTYKEKTGIVPPADVDVILVAPKGSGTSLRRMFVEGRGLNSSYAIYQDGTGKAKDRVVALGIGVGSGYLFETDFYREVTSDLTGERGTLMGAIQGIFAAQYEVLRSNGHTPSEAFNETVEELTQSLMPLVAENGMDWMYANCSTTAQRGALDWWKPFRDATKPVFEELYNSVKTGQEAQKSIDSNSKEDYRVKLEAELKELRDSEMWQAGAVVRQLRPENN, encoded by the coding sequence ATGAAATTAAAATTCGGCTCAACAGAAGAAAACGTAGTAACTAGGGAAGAATTTCCACTGGAAAAAGCAAGAGAAGTACTCAAAGACGAAGTGATCGCAGTATTAGGTTATGGTGTGCAAGGTCCAGGTCAGGCACTTAACTTGAAAGACAACGGGTTCAACGTGATTGTAGGTCAGCGTAAAGGCTCTAAGACTTGGGATAAAGCTGTAGCTGATGGCTGGGTTCCTGGTGAGACACTTTTCGAATTGGAAGAAGCTTGTGAGAAGGGGACTATCCTTCAATTCCTTCTTTCGGATGCAGGTCAGATCGCACTTTGGCCTACAGTTAAGAAACATTTGACTCCGGGCAAGGCATTGTACTTCTCTCATGGTTTCGGTGTGACATACAAAGAAAAAACCGGCATCGTTCCTCCTGCGGATGTGGATGTGATTTTGGTTGCTCCGAAAGGTTCCGGTACTTCATTGAGAAGAATGTTTGTAGAAGGTAGAGGATTGAATTCTTCTTATGCAATCTATCAGGACGGAACCGGCAAGGCTAAAGATCGTGTTGTAGCTCTTGGAATCGGTGTAGGATCAGGATATTTGTTCGAGACAGATTTCTATCGTGAAGTTACTTCTGATTTGACTGGAGAAAGAGGTACCTTAATGGGTGCAATTCAGGGTATATTTGCAGCACAGTACGAAGTATTGAGGTCAAACGGTCACACTCCTTCCGAAGCATTTAACGAAACAGTGGAAGAATTGACACAGTCATTGATGCCATTGGTAGCTGAAAATGGAATGGACTGGATGTATGCCAACTGTTCCACTACTGCACAAAGAGGAGCTTTGGATTGGTGGAAGCCGTTCAGAGATGCTACTAAGCCTGTTTTTGAAGAACTATATAACTCTGTGAAGACCGGTCAGGAAGCCCAGAAGTCAATTGACTCAAACTCTAAAGAAGATTACCGAGTAAAACTGGAAGCTGAATTGAAAGAATTGAGAGATTCTGAAATGTGGCAGGCAGGTGCTGTCGTCCGTCAGTTGAGACCAGAAAATAACTAA